From a single Oxalobacter vibrioformis genomic region:
- a CDS encoding MFS transporter, with protein sequence MGTNNPTHKATSAGAGITRTAHGMVLPVLVAVTMGHLINDLIQAVLPAIYPMLKVNYHLSFFEIGIITLVYQVSASLLQPLIGWYSDRRPQPWLLPAGMVSILAGVVLLAYAQTFPLILVASTLIGIGSSTFHPEGSRVALMSSPGRFGLAQSTFQVGGNAGSALGPLLAAAVVIPFGQTHVVWFALPAVVAIVLLHYVSRWYSQQSGLFWKRGGQALTPVHSRQQILLALGVLGMLVFSKYVYMASLHNFLTFYMMERFQVSIGASQIYLFLFLGAVAAGTFLGGPIGDRLGRKAVIWFSILGAAPFALILPYADLFWTAVLTVVTGFILASAFSAIIVYAQELIPGNPGLIAGGFFGLMFGIGGIAAVFLGWMADLEGIVTVYRLCAFLPLLGILTIFLPSQEKSRLPE encoded by the coding sequence ATGGGAACCAATAATCCAACTCACAAAGCAACCTCAGCCGGGGCAGGAATAACACGTACCGCGCATGGCATGGTGCTTCCCGTGCTGGTGGCGGTGACGATGGGGCATCTCATCAATGACCTGATCCAGGCTGTGCTGCCCGCAATTTATCCGATGCTCAAGGTAAACTATCATTTGAGTTTTTTTGAGATCGGTATTATTACGCTGGTTTACCAGGTATCGGCTTCGCTTTTGCAGCCTCTGATCGGCTGGTATTCTGACAGGCGCCCGCAGCCATGGCTGTTGCCTGCAGGCATGGTGTCCATTCTGGCTGGTGTTGTCCTGTTGGCTTATGCGCAGACTTTTCCGCTGATCCTGGTGGCATCGACCCTGATCGGCATCGGCTCATCCACTTTTCATCCGGAAGGTTCACGCGTGGCGCTGATGTCGTCCCCCGGGCGCTTCGGGCTGGCCCAATCGACTTTCCAGGTGGGAGGCAATGCGGGGAGCGCACTAGGACCGCTTTTGGCTGCTGCTGTCGTGATTCCTTTCGGGCAGACGCATGTGGTGTGGTTTGCGCTGCCGGCGGTGGTTGCCATTGTCCTTTTGCATTATGTCAGCCGCTGGTATAGCCAGCAGAGCGGGCTTTTCTGGAAGCGCGGGGGGCAGGCGTTGACACCTGTGCATTCCAGACAACAGATTCTTCTGGCGCTGGGCGTACTGGGCATGCTGGTTTTTTCCAAGTATGTTTACATGGCCAGCCTGCATAATTTCCTGACGTTTTACATGATGGAGCGCTTCCAGGTGTCGATAGGGGCATCACAGATTTATCTTTTCCTCTTCCTGGGCGCAGTGGCGGCAGGTACTTTCCTGGGCGGGCCGATTGGCGACCGTTTGGGGCGAAAGGCGGTGATCTGGTTTTCTATCCTTGGCGCGGCACCCTTTGCCCTGATTCTGCCTTATGCCGATCTTTTCTGGACGGCGGTGCTTACCGTAGTGACCGGTTTTATTCTCGCCTCGGCCTTTTCTGCCATCATTGTTTATGCGCAGGAGCTTATCCCGGGCAATCCGGGCCTGATCGCCGGCGGCTTTTTCGGACTGATGTTTGGCATTGGCGGTATTGCGGCGGTCTTTCTCGGCTGGATGGCTGACCTTGAAGGGATTGTCACCGTTTATCGGCTTTGTGCTTTCCTGCCACTTTTGGGCATCCTGACCATCTTTTTGCCTTCGCAGGAAAAATCCCGTCTCCCTGAGTGA
- a CDS encoding IS5 family transposase (programmed frameshift), giving the protein MRPAYRRHDISDQAWALLEPHLPGQPGQWGRIAKDNRTFINAVFWILRTGAPWRDLLPEYGKWGSVHQRFIRWRDKGIWERLLEILIDEPDFEWLLIDASHIKIHPHAAGARGGNQGMGRTKGGFNSKIHLAVDANGMPVRCLVTSGTVADCTQASRLMDGISPRHLVADRGYDSNAILDHAKSRNIIPVIPPKRNRKVQTDYDRQIYQKRHLVENVFLYLKRWRGIATRYAKNLATFAAAVQVRCISLWLNALTTLK; this is encoded by the exons ATGAGACCAGCGTACAGACGTCACGACATATCCGACCAGGCCTGGGCTTTACTTGAGCCCCACCTTCCAGGACAGCCTGGTCAATGGGGCAGGATAGCCAAAGATAACCGCACCTTCATTAATGCTGTATTCTGGATATTACGCACAGGCGCCCCCTGGCGTGATCTTTTGCCGGAGTACGGAAAATGGGGAAGCGTTCACCAGCGCTTCATCCGCTGGCGCGACAAGGGCATATGGGAGCGCCTGCTGGAAATCCTGATAGATGAGCCTGATTTTGAATGGCTTTTGATAGATGCAAGTCACATCAAGATTCACCCCCATGCTGCTGGTGCAAGAGGAGGCAACCAGGGCATGGGGCGCACAAAAGGGGGCT TCAACTCAAAAATACATCTGGCCGTGGATGCGAATGGTATGCCGGTCAGATGTCTTGTCACATCGGGTACCGTTGCAGATTGTACGCAGGCTTCACGGTTAATGGATGGGATATCCCCTCGCCATCTGGTGGCGGATCGGGGTTATGATTCAAACGCCATTCTTGACCATGCAAAATCCCGCAACATCATACCGGTCATACCCCCAAAAAGGAATCGCAAGGTGCAAACAGACTATGATCGGCAGATTTATCAGAAGCGTCACCTGGTGGAAAATGTCTTTCTTTATCTCAAACGCTGGCGGGGTATTGCCACAAGATACGCAAAAAATCTCGCGACATTTGCCGCCGCTGTGCAGGTGCGCTGTATCTCTCTTTGGCTGAATGCATTAACCACACTCAAGTAG
- a CDS encoding SEL1-like repeat protein: protein MKVKAQAHHSVLIKAGVLFLGLVFSGPAVMAASPTAAQEQSYDREQYVRSFNSLQRAAARGDASAQVGLAMMYRMGRGVQKDPEKALAWYRRAAEQGYAPAQYNLGVMYAKGEGVKKDEARAAIWYKKAAGQKDPMAQYNLGMMYAEGRGVTRNLQQALAWLINSAENGDPQGQFALGVMYTRGEAVEKNDQKAFSWYEKSAAQNYPEGLLAAGLSYGLGRGVAQDVDQSVKLISRAAALGNAEAQFQTGMMFETGYAGLKDIQQAIAWYERAAQSDSVKAMLRLGALYGDGIGVAADPQASRSWYEKAAAKGSEEAKAKLAAQP, encoded by the coding sequence ATGAAGGTAAAAGCACAGGCTCATCACAGTGTTCTGATAAAGGCAGGCGTGCTTTTTCTGGGATTGGTGTTTTCAGGCCCGGCGGTGATGGCGGCCAGTCCGACTGCTGCCCAGGAACAAAGTTATGACCGGGAGCAGTACGTTCGCTCATTCAATTCCTTGCAGCGCGCAGCGGCCAGAGGTGATGCGAGTGCCCAGGTTGGGCTGGCGATGATGTACCGTATGGGCAGGGGTGTCCAGAAAGATCCGGAAAAGGCGCTGGCCTGGTACCGGCGGGCTGCCGAGCAGGGGTATGCGCCGGCCCAGTACAACCTGGGGGTGATGTATGCCAAGGGTGAGGGCGTCAAAAAGGATGAAGCGCGGGCCGCTATCTGGTATAAAAAAGCGGCCGGGCAGAAAGACCCGATGGCGCAATACAATCTGGGCATGATGTATGCCGAGGGGCGCGGTGTGACACGCAATTTGCAGCAGGCACTGGCCTGGCTGATCAATTCCGCCGAGAATGGGGACCCGCAGGGGCAATTTGCCCTGGGCGTGATGTATACCCGCGGTGAGGCTGTTGAGAAAAATGACCAGAAGGCGTTTTCCTGGTATGAGAAGTCCGCCGCGCAGAATTATCCGGAAGGGCTGTTGGCTGCCGGGCTGTCTTACGGGCTGGGCAGGGGTGTCGCACAGGATGTGGACCAGAGCGTGAAGCTGATCAGCCGTGCTGCAGCCCTGGGCAATGCCGAGGCACAGTTCCAGACCGGGATGATGTTCGAGACAGGATACGCTGGCTTGAAAGATATCCAGCAGGCGATTGCCTGGTATGAGCGGGCAGCACAAAGCGATAGTGTAAAGGCCATGCTGCGGCTGGGCGCGCTGTATGGCGACGGGATCGGGGTGGCTGCTGATCCGCAGGCATCCCGCAGCTGGTATGAAAAAGCCGCTGCAAAAGGGTCTGAAGAGGCGAAGGCAAAGCTGGCGGCCCAGCCATGA